In Planctomycetota bacterium, a single window of DNA contains:
- a CDS encoding carboxylate--amine ligase — MSGVPTQTGELGPDAGHARAARLPARPAGAGLLAGLHHEYWPAWLFYAPLFPYLVWLAMRERSCMAFTCVNPGMDNAGGFVGERKSRILGAFPASPHALPFRLLEPGDIEARLRTLDDAIRDEPRLGFPLIIKPECGQRGLGVRLVRSRDDARRALIELDTDAIAQAYHPGPEECGVLWVRRPPGSPPADDGCAGFIYSITRKEFPVVIGDGVSTLGALIHAHPRYRRQARVFRTRLGEGWGRTPARGEAVRLAMAGNHAQGTLFRDGADLVTPALTRAIDALARSFAGGLDVGRFDLRYESDEALRRGEGFGVVELNGASSESTNLYDPARGPLWAYGVLFGLWSRMYELGAWRLRGGGCTTWSLARLVREWRAHLRDRRGSLVSD, encoded by the coding sequence GTGAGCGGCGTGCCCACCCAGACCGGCGAACTCGGCCCCGACGCGGGGCACGCGCGCGCGGCGCGCCTCCCGGCGCGCCCGGCGGGCGCGGGGCTGCTGGCCGGGCTGCACCACGAGTACTGGCCCGCCTGGCTCTTCTACGCCCCGCTCTTCCCGTATCTCGTCTGGCTGGCGATGCGCGAGCGCTCCTGCATGGCGTTCACCTGCGTGAACCCGGGGATGGACAACGCGGGCGGGTTCGTGGGCGAGCGCAAGTCGCGCATCCTGGGCGCGTTTCCCGCTTCGCCCCACGCGCTCCCCTTCCGACTCCTCGAGCCCGGCGACATCGAGGCCCGCCTCCGCACGCTCGACGACGCCATCCGCGACGAGCCCCGGCTTGGCTTTCCGCTCATCATCAAGCCCGAGTGCGGGCAGCGCGGCCTGGGCGTGCGCCTCGTGCGCTCGCGCGATGACGCCCGGCGCGCGCTCATCGAACTCGACACCGACGCCATCGCGCAGGCGTATCACCCCGGCCCGGAAGAATGCGGCGTGCTCTGGGTCCGGCGCCCGCCGGGCTCGCCCCCCGCCGACGACGGGTGCGCGGGCTTCATCTACTCGATCACGCGCAAGGAGTTCCCCGTCGTCATCGGCGACGGCGTCTCCACGCTCGGGGCGCTCATTCACGCCCACCCGCGCTACCGGCGCCAGGCGCGCGTCTTCCGCACGCGCCTGGGCGAGGGCTGGGGCCGCACGCCCGCCCGGGGCGAGGCGGTGCGCCTGGCCATGGCCGGGAACCACGCGCAGGGCACGCTCTTCCGCGACGGGGCCGACCTCGTGACGCCCGCGCTCACGCGCGCGATCGACGCGCTCGCGCGGTCGTTCGCGGGCGGGCTCGATGTCGGGCGGTTCGACCTGCGCTACGAGAGCGACGAGGCCCTGCGCCGGGGCGAGGGTTTCGGCGTGGTGGAGCTGAACGGCGCCTCCAGCGAGAGCACGAACCTGTACGATCCGGCGCGCGGGCCGCTCTGGGCCTACGGGGTCCTCTTCGGGCTCTGGAGCCGCATGTACGAACTGGGCGCGTGGCGTCTGCGGGGCGGCGGGTGCACGACGTGGTCGCTGGCGCGTCTCGTCCGCGAGTGGCGAGCGCACCTGCGGGACCGTCGCGGGAGCCTCGTGTCGGACTAG
- a CDS encoding ATP-dependent 6-phosphofructokinase, with product MSTVSCPMVRRIAVLTGGGDCPGLNAVIRAVVLDALACGLTVVGVEDGYLGLIENRMRELTETDMLGILARGGTILGSNNKSNPSRYPVGQNPPPPTGDGKTIYADVTRQCLANLRERGVEAMVIIGGDGTMTSAATFASMGLPVVGVPKTIDNDIEGTEITFGFQTAVATATEAMDRCRTTADSHHRAMIVEVMGRNAGWIALHSGVAAGADVILLPEIPFKMEPIYTKIMHRSKRGRKSTLVCVSEGAAPLGGAKVIARVDPLSPDPIRLGGVGKWLAEQIEEATGVESRFAVLGHTQRGGTPVAADRVLSTLLGSHAMQLLREGKTGRMVAVQNGRLTDIDLREPAGRQRLVTQDEPLIAAARAVHTTFGDL from the coding sequence ATGTCGACAGTCTCCTGCCCGATGGTCCGGCGGATCGCGGTGCTCACCGGCGGGGGCGATTGCCCCGGCCTGAACGCCGTCATCCGCGCGGTGGTGCTCGACGCGCTCGCCTGCGGCCTGACGGTCGTCGGGGTCGAAGACGGCTACCTCGGCCTCATCGAGAACCGCATGCGCGAGCTCACCGAGACCGACATGCTCGGCATCCTCGCACGCGGCGGCACGATCCTGGGCTCGAACAACAAGTCGAACCCCTCGCGCTACCCGGTGGGGCAGAACCCCCCGCCCCCCACGGGCGACGGCAAGACGATCTACGCCGACGTCACCAGGCAGTGCCTCGCGAACCTGCGCGAGCGGGGCGTCGAGGCGATGGTCATCATCGGGGGCGACGGCACCATGACCTCCGCCGCGACCTTCGCGTCGATGGGCCTGCCGGTGGTGGGCGTGCCCAAGACGATCGACAACGACATCGAGGGCACGGAGATCACGTTCGGCTTCCAGACGGCGGTCGCGACGGCGACCGAGGCGATGGATCGATGCCGCACCACCGCCGACAGCCACCACCGGGCGATGATCGTCGAGGTGATGGGGCGCAACGCGGGGTGGATCGCGCTGCACTCGGGCGTGGCGGCGGGTGCAGACGTGATCCTGCTGCCCGAGATCCCGTTCAAGATGGAGCCGATCTACACGAAGATCATGCACCGGAGCAAGCGCGGGCGCAAGAGCACGCTGGTGTGCGTGAGCGAAGGGGCCGCGCCGCTGGGGGGCGCAAAGGTCATCGCCCGGGTCGATCCCCTGAGCCCGGACCCCATCCGGCTGGGCGGTGTGGGGAAGTGGCTGGCCGAGCAGATCGAAGAGGCCACGGGCGTCGAGAGCCGCTTCGCGGTGCTGGGGCACACGCAGCGGGGCGGGACGCCGGTGGCGGCGGACCGGGTGCTGTCGACGCTGCTGGGCAGCCACGCGATGCAGTTGCTCCGCGAGGGCAAGACCGGGCGGATGGTCGCGGTGCAGAACGGGCGGCTGACGGACATCGACCTGCGTGAGCCCGCGGGACGCCAGCGCCTGGTGACGCAGGACGAGCCGCTGATCGCGGCGGCGCGGGCGGTGCACACGACGTTCGGAGACCTGTAG
- a CDS encoding pyridoxal 5'-phosphate synthase codes for MGRLYDVPGLPRELIEAFCASPELPDPLPADPFGLLREWFDDERRAKRTPNPDAMSLATVTAAGEVSNRIVLCRGMDVAGGFVTFFTNRQGAKGRALAETGKAAACFHWDASDRQARLEGLVTLSPDDESDAYFASRRWESRLSAWTSNQSEPTPGRGALLARMAGVIASLGLTPENLMALRERAPIPRPAHWGGYRLHATRVELWLGGTGRLHDRASWTRDVEIVADRVIRAGGWRSTRLQP; via the coding sequence ATGGGGCGGCTCTACGACGTGCCGGGCCTGCCGCGTGAACTGATCGAGGCGTTCTGCGCATCGCCCGAGCTGCCGGACCCGCTCCCCGCCGACCCGTTCGGGCTGCTGCGCGAGTGGTTCGACGACGAGCGCCGCGCGAAGCGGACGCCAAACCCGGACGCGATGAGCCTGGCGACGGTGACCGCCGCGGGCGAGGTGAGCAACCGGATCGTGCTGTGCCGCGGCATGGACGTCGCGGGCGGGTTCGTGACGTTCTTCACCAATCGGCAGGGGGCCAAGGGTCGAGCGCTCGCGGAGACGGGCAAGGCGGCGGCGTGCTTTCACTGGGACGCGAGCGACCGCCAGGCGCGCCTGGAAGGGCTCGTGACGCTGAGCCCGGACGACGAGAGCGACGCGTACTTCGCGTCGCGCCGGTGGGAAAGCCGCCTGAGCGCCTGGACGAGCAACCAGAGCGAGCCCACGCCCGGGCGCGGGGCGTTGCTCGCTCGGATGGCCGGGGTGATCGCGTCGCTGGGGCTGACGCCCGAGAACCTGATGGCGCTGCGCGAGCGCGCGCCGATCCCCCGTCCGGCGCACTGGGGGGGCTACCGGCTGCACGCGACGCGCGTGGAGCTGTGGCTGGGCGGCACGGGGCGCCTGCACGACCGGGCGTCGTGGACGCGCGACGTTGAAATCGTCGCGGACCGCGTGATCCGCGCGGGCGGCTGGCGATCGACGCGGTTGCAGCCCTGA
- a CDS encoding HDOD domain-containing protein, with the protein MKVRSQLTAIEVAQVRETLDRRLIGIGVASQPEVVLRLLELSSKVDAQVSDYAKVIRTDHAVSGRVLKLANSSYFAQRSPVTSLERASVVLGLERLKAVSLGFQLSRAATAGACGDLTRRVWSQSVMRACVAAELARVLAPGYVAEAFVIGLMADAGVPLMPRLIGKPYDPIAAEAMTPGRLFRVESETLAFTHVDVVGAMARAWKLPELLARPLELHHTRPPTPMRDDVPSRLHALAFVTGTLEIDPATARDPGAVESAAGIASHILGLPRDTVRAIVDRSAREYGATVGMFSQVASALGEGADLIECIHAGLVKAADTLVLGSLEREHRASEVVSIGGHSIQATREADGSSVLVLFDGAGSQLVAHRFPPGLATPLSVVDALGLERISPDEERRLHEYLRARAA; encoded by the coding sequence ATGAAAGTCCGCAGTCAACTCACGGCGATCGAAGTGGCCCAGGTCCGCGAGACGCTCGACCGTCGCCTCATCGGGATCGGGGTCGCGAGCCAGCCCGAGGTGGTGCTGCGCCTGCTGGAGCTGTCGTCCAAGGTCGACGCGCAGGTGAGCGACTACGCGAAGGTCATCCGGACGGACCACGCGGTGTCGGGCCGCGTGCTCAAGCTGGCGAACTCGTCGTACTTCGCGCAGCGCTCGCCGGTGACGAGCCTGGAACGCGCCAGCGTGGTGCTGGGGCTGGAGCGGCTCAAGGCCGTGTCGCTGGGCTTCCAGTTGAGCCGCGCCGCGACGGCCGGCGCGTGCGGAGATCTCACGCGCCGGGTGTGGTCGCAGTCGGTGATGCGCGCGTGCGTGGCGGCGGAGCTGGCGCGCGTGCTGGCGCCCGGGTACGTCGCGGAGGCGTTCGTCATCGGGCTGATGGCCGACGCGGGCGTCCCGCTGATGCCCCGCCTGATCGGCAAGCCCTACGACCCGATCGCGGCCGAGGCGATGACGCCCGGGCGCCTGTTCCGGGTCGAGAGCGAGACGCTGGCGTTCACGCACGTGGACGTGGTGGGCGCGATGGCGCGGGCCTGGAAACTGCCCGAACTGCTGGCGCGCCCGCTGGAACTGCACCACACGCGCCCGCCCACGCCGATGCGCGACGACGTGCCCTCGCGCTTGCACGCGCTGGCCTTCGTGACCGGCACGCTGGAGATCGACCCCGCGACCGCGCGCGACCCGGGCGCGGTGGAGAGCGCCGCCGGGATCGCGTCGCACATCCTGGGCCTCCCGCGCGACACGGTCCGCGCGATCGTCGACCGCAGCGCCCGCGAGTACGGCGCGACCGTCGGGATGTTCTCGCAGGTCGCCAGCGCGCTGGGCGAGGGCGCCGACCTCATCGAGTGCATCCACGCGGGGCTGGTGAAGGCGGCGGACACGCTGGTCCTGGGCAGCCTCGAACGCGAGCACCGCGCGTCGGAGGTCGTCTCGATCGGCGGGCACTCGATCCAGGCGACCCGCGAGGCGGACGGCTCCTCCGTGCTCGTGCTCTTCGACGGCGCCGGATCGCAGCTCGTCGCCCACCGCTTCCCCCCGGGATTGGCGACGCCGCTGAGCGTGGTGGACGCGCTCGGCCTCGAACGCATCTCGCCCGACGAAGAACGCCGCCTGCACGAGTACCTGCGTGCGCGGGCGGCGTAA
- a CDS encoding PQQ-dependent sugar dehydrogenase, with protein MRIARAVTAAAVSVLGGAAGSALAQPLLNGQLVASGLATPIYVTAPAGDTSRIFVIEQRSGSTGRIRIINIPANTLNGTPYLSISPVSTGSEQGLLGLAFHPNFMQNGYFYVNYTEPPVSGVSAGSTVIARYRATGGNPMSATADAASASLVLRIPQPDANHNGGWIGFGPDGYLYIATGDGGCFNDVTCTAPNPPSAFPHSAGGNAQDITDNLLGKMLRIDVDGADNIPGNADDDGFPADTARNYAVPSDNPFVGVTGDDEIFAFGLRNPWRNAFDRGTGDFWIADVGQDQREEINAVPAGTLAGRNFGWRCMEGTRCTGLSGCTCNAPALTLPVAEYRHSGSAGPITMTGCSITGGYVYRGSAIPCFRGHYIFADFCTPQIWSFRLGAGNVLENVVNRTVELEPAGTPSIANISSFGEDASGELYICDRAGEVFKIVSAGNCPSCEPDINNDGNVDQDDVACLTQAVAGDSGCLGAGIDPDFNQDGNVDQDDIAALEQVVAGAPCP; from the coding sequence ATGCGTATCGCGCGCGCGGTGACGGCGGCGGCGGTGAGTGTGCTCGGCGGGGCGGCGGGGTCGGCGCTCGCGCAGCCCCTGCTCAACGGGCAGTTGGTGGCCTCGGGCCTTGCGACCCCCATCTACGTGACGGCGCCGGCGGGCGACACGTCGCGGATCTTCGTGATCGAGCAGCGCTCGGGCAGCACCGGGCGCATCCGGATCATCAACATCCCCGCGAACACGCTCAACGGCACGCCCTACCTCTCGATCTCGCCGGTCAGCACGGGGAGCGAGCAGGGCCTGCTCGGGCTGGCCTTCCATCCGAACTTCATGCAGAACGGGTACTTCTATGTGAACTACACCGAGCCGCCGGTCAGCGGCGTGAGCGCGGGCTCCACCGTGATCGCGCGGTACCGCGCGACCGGGGGCAACCCGATGTCCGCGACGGCCGACGCGGCGAGCGCCAGCCTGGTGCTCCGCATCCCGCAGCCGGACGCCAACCACAACGGCGGGTGGATCGGCTTCGGGCCCGACGGATACCTCTACATCGCGACCGGCGACGGCGGGTGCTTCAACGACGTCACGTGCACCGCGCCGAACCCGCCGAGCGCCTTCCCGCACTCGGCGGGCGGGAACGCGCAGGACATCACCGACAACCTGCTCGGCAAGATGCTGCGCATCGACGTGGACGGGGCGGACAACATCCCTGGCAACGCCGACGACGACGGCTTCCCCGCCGACACGGCCAGGAACTACGCGGTGCCGTCCGACAACCCCTTCGTGGGCGTCACCGGCGACGACGAGATCTTCGCGTTCGGGCTGCGCAACCCGTGGCGGAACGCGTTCGATCGCGGGACGGGCGACTTCTGGATCGCCGACGTGGGGCAAGACCAGCGCGAGGAGATCAACGCGGTGCCGGCGGGCACGCTCGCGGGGCGTAACTTCGGCTGGCGCTGCATGGAGGGCACGCGGTGCACGGGGCTCTCGGGGTGCACGTGCAACGCGCCGGCGCTGACGCTGCCGGTGGCGGAGTACCGGCACTCGGGCTCGGCGGGACCGATCACGATGACCGGGTGCTCGATCACCGGGGGCTACGTCTACCGGGGGTCGGCGATCCCCTGCTTCCGCGGGCATTACATCTTCGCGGACTTCTGCACGCCGCAGATCTGGTCGTTCCGCCTGGGCGCGGGCAACGTGCTCGAGAACGTCGTGAACCGCACCGTCGAACTGGAGCCCGCGGGCACGCCGTCGATCGCGAACATCTCGTCGTTCGGCGAGGACGCCAGCGGCGAACTCTACATCTGCGACCGCGCGGGCGAGGTCTTCAAGATCGTCTCGGCGGGCAACTGCCCCTCGTGCGAGCCGGACATCAACAACGACGGGAACGTGGACCAGGACGACGTGGCCTGCCTGACGCAGGCGGTCGCGGGCGACTCGGGCTGCCTGGGCGCGGGGATCGATCCGGACTTCAACCAGGACGGCAACGTCGACCAGGACGACATCGCGGCGCTCGAGCAGGTGGTCGCTGGCGCGCCCTGCCCCTGA
- the dnaB gene encoding replicative DNA helicase: MSGRPDRDRRFSSPPLSAKELFERQPPASPEAEMSLLGSMILDPNVIPDVLGMVRRPEDFFTASHGHIYQAVVDVYDQRHSGDLVQILDLLRDRGVLEQIGGPNYLAELAAAVPSAVNAPHFARIVAEKAKLRRLIDAAGQIIYEAYHAGELGPEGAREVLDAAEMRVFEIAQETHAADPQALAELLDIELARIEAADFEGGSLSGVPSGYDDLDELLRGFQPGEMVILAARPSMGKTALALNLAEQMAIGGVPVPGAPAGRRSPVGLFSLEMSKNAIVQRLLSARSGVSSQALRGGHKIPDDDFRRLMMAAEDLKAAPVYIDDTPNLTVLNLRARARRMVAQHSVKVLMIDYLQLMSSPNAARESRQVEVSAISRGVKALARELNVPVICLSQLNRASESREGNRPRMSDLRESGSIEQDADVIMLLHREEYYHVHNPEWGTENPDKVGIAEIIIAKQRNGPTGVIKLAWDNRTTRFKSYDPGARAPADIGPLGHAPRSNGYDRPSHAASGFGGSGFGGAPASGAKPWTHAEVKDAPPFAPGAPGGGFGGRAKSGPIDGHRDGGGPDRDEPPFDEDAP; this comes from the coding sequence ATGTCAGGACGACCCGACCGCGACCGGCGTTTCTCTTCCCCCCCGTTGTCCGCGAAGGAGCTCTTCGAGCGCCAGCCCCCGGCGAGCCCCGAGGCCGAGATGAGCCTGCTGGGCTCGATGATCCTTGATCCCAACGTCATCCCCGACGTGCTGGGGATGGTGCGTCGGCCCGAGGACTTCTTCACCGCCTCGCACGGGCACATCTACCAGGCGGTGGTGGATGTCTACGACCAGCGCCACAGCGGGGACCTCGTGCAGATCCTCGACCTGTTGCGCGACCGGGGCGTGCTCGAGCAGATCGGCGGGCCGAACTACCTCGCGGAGCTGGCCGCCGCCGTGCCGAGCGCGGTGAACGCGCCGCACTTTGCGCGCATCGTGGCCGAGAAGGCCAAGCTCCGGCGCCTCATCGACGCGGCCGGGCAGATCATCTACGAGGCGTACCACGCGGGCGAACTGGGGCCCGAGGGGGCGCGCGAGGTGCTCGACGCGGCGGAGATGCGGGTCTTCGAGATCGCCCAGGAGACCCACGCCGCCGACCCGCAGGCGCTGGCGGAACTGCTGGACATCGAGCTCGCGCGGATCGAAGCCGCGGACTTCGAGGGGGGCAGCCTGTCGGGCGTGCCCAGCGGGTACGACGACCTCGACGAGCTGCTCCGCGGGTTCCAGCCGGGGGAAATGGTGATCCTCGCCGCCCGTCCCAGCATGGGAAAGACCGCGCTGGCGCTGAACCTCGCCGAGCAGATGGCGATCGGGGGCGTGCCGGTGCCTGGGGCGCCCGCGGGGCGGCGCTCGCCCGTGGGGCTCTTCTCGCTGGAGATGAGCAAGAACGCGATCGTGCAGCGGTTGCTGAGCGCCCGCTCGGGCGTCAGCAGCCAGGCGCTGCGGGGCGGGCACAAGATCCCCGACGACGACTTCCGTCGCCTCATGATGGCGGCCGAAGACCTCAAGGCGGCCCCGGTGTACATCGACGACACCCCCAACCTGACGGTGCTGAACCTTCGGGCGCGGGCGCGTCGCATGGTGGCGCAGCACTCGGTGAAGGTGCTGATGATCGACTACCTGCAGCTCATGAGTTCGCCCAACGCCGCCCGCGAGAGCCGCCAGGTCGAGGTTTCGGCCATTTCGCGGGGCGTCAAGGCGCTGGCGCGCGAGCTCAACGTGCCGGTGATCTGCCTGAGCCAGCTCAACCGCGCGAGCGAGAGCCGCGAGGGCAACCGCCCCCGCATGAGCGACCTGCGCGAGTCGGGCTCGATCGAGCAGGACGCCGACGTCATCATGCTCCTGCACCGCGAGGAGTACTACCACGTGCACAACCCCGAGTGGGGAACCGAGAACCCCGACAAGGTCGGCATCGCCGAGATCATCATCGCCAAGCAGCGCAACGGCCCGACGGGCGTCATCAAGCTCGCCTGGGACAACCGCACCACGCGCTTCAAGTCCTACGACCCCGGCGCCCGCGCGCCCGCCGACATCGGCCCGCTCGGGCACGCCCCGCGCAGCAACGGCTACGACCGCCCGTCGCACGCCGCGTCGGGCTTCGGCGGGTCGGGTTTCGGCGGCGCGCCCGCCTCGGGCGCCAAGCCGTGGACCCACGCCGAGGTCAAGGACGCGCCGCCCTTCGCCCCCGGCGCGCCCGGCGGCGGGTTTGGCGGGCGGGCGAAGAGCGGCCCGATCGACGGGCACCGCGACGGCGGTGGCCCCGACCGCGACGAGCCGCCCTTCGACGAAGACGCGCCGTAG
- a CDS encoding beta-propeller fold lactonase family protein, translating into MRTPAVVSLLVASAGALAQSTSPAVFVANNGNLRGSVTSLRINADGTLAMVQDLVTAEVPSGQSNPGTNAYAISISPDGRFLAVSHATAATITERITLIRVNPDATLTLTANATTPDSPLDVEWLTDRYLVATRTRSSGANEVILYRFDETAVTLTEVDRAGAGSFASRLAIADGGSLVIVNDSPLSGGAVLRVFRVDFEGETIDEVGSAPTGTTYALGMGLTPDGTMLYVGGGASTPYRVGGLSLDISSGSLAALPGSPYTSIGTSPKECVVSPDGRFVYVGHGTDSSIRLQLRGNDGALSESGPVYDVGIQGSLGDMATLRLPGPTPLDLLLFTDKETFDNTPRGIFSAEITPNGQINLRTTRLDTGAISPNDLAVWAGTGAPPCEPDFNQDGSVDQFDIACLALVVAGDPSCAASDPDFNRDGNVDQNDVLALEQVVAGQPCP; encoded by the coding sequence ATGCGAACCCCGGCTGTTGTGTCATTGCTCGTGGCGAGCGCGGGTGCGCTCGCCCAGTCCACGTCGCCGGCCGTGTTCGTCGCGAACAACGGCAACCTGCGCGGGAGCGTCACGTCGCTGCGGATCAACGCGGACGGCACGCTCGCGATGGTCCAGGACCTGGTGACGGCCGAGGTGCCCAGCGGGCAGAGCAACCCGGGGACGAACGCGTACGCGATCTCGATCAGCCCCGACGGGCGCTTCCTGGCGGTGTCGCACGCGACCGCCGCGACGATCACCGAGCGCATCACGCTGATCCGCGTGAACCCGGACGCGACGCTCACGCTCACGGCGAACGCGACGACGCCCGACTCGCCGCTGGACGTGGAGTGGCTGACCGATCGGTACCTGGTCGCGACGCGGACGCGGTCGAGCGGCGCGAACGAGGTGATCCTGTACCGGTTCGACGAGACGGCGGTGACGCTGACAGAGGTCGACCGCGCGGGCGCGGGCTCGTTCGCCAGCCGCCTGGCGATCGCGGACGGGGGCTCGCTGGTCATCGTGAACGACTCGCCCCTGAGCGGGGGCGCGGTGCTGCGCGTCTTCCGGGTGGACTTCGAGGGCGAGACCATCGACGAGGTCGGCAGCGCCCCCACCGGAACGACGTACGCGCTGGGCATGGGCCTGACGCCCGACGGGACCATGCTGTATGTCGGGGGCGGGGCGTCGACGCCCTACCGCGTGGGCGGGCTGTCGCTCGACATCTCGTCCGGCTCGCTGGCGGCGTTGCCCGGGTCGCCCTACACGTCGATCGGCACGTCGCCCAAGGAGTGCGTGGTGTCGCCCGACGGGCGGTTCGTGTACGTGGGGCACGGGACGGATTCGAGCATCCGCCTGCAACTGCGCGGGAACGACGGCGCGCTGAGCGAGTCCGGGCCGGTGTACGACGTGGGGATCCAGGGCTCGCTGGGCGACATGGCGACGCTGCGCCTCCCCGGGCCGACGCCGCTGGACCTGCTGCTCTTCACCGACAAAGAGACCTTCGACAACACGCCCCGGGGGATCTTCAGCGCCGAGATCACGCCCAACGGGCAGATCAACCTGCGCACCACGCGCCTCGACACGGGCGCGATCTCGCCCAACGACCTCGCCGTATGGGCCGGGACGGGCGCCCCGCCCTGCGAGCCCGACTTCAACCAGGACGGCAGCGTCGACCAGTTCGACATCGCGTGCCTCGCGCTGGTGGTCGCGGGCGATCCATCGTGCGCGGCGAGCGACCCGGACTTCAACCGCGACGGGAACGTCGATCAGAACGACGTGCTCGCGCTCGAGCAGGTCGTCGCCGGCCAGCCCTGCCCGTAA
- a CDS encoding alkaline phosphatase produces MRTPASSGHSRDGLDVSTGVTRRTLLGALAVSAAGLAVPARAAVRTSRSPSFPRRATNVIFMVSDGMSAGTLTLADWHAKLTRGRTSHWVSLLGAPGWRRSFQMTHAADSLVTDSAAAASAWGIGTKVNNGSVNITPDGVQPTPLLVHAAQNAKRTGIVTTTRVTHATPAGFIANVPSRDMEGEIARQIMERSVDVVMGGGGNYFPDATLAIGPTPLLVRTRDELARLDPAAASTRVLGLFAKGHVPFVCDREPTVPGLADMTSKALAILSRDPNGFVLQVEGGRVDHAAHSSDARALLHEQVEFDDAIGAVLEFVRDRDDTLVIITTDHGNANPGLTTYGPHVEKGFRSLFKVREPGGRSFDWIESQVDAIKDKGERVAKLPEIVEQATGVALDADEARLLGAVARGERVNPFREGNSWTFVLGAILADHCAVSFMSPHHTGDLVELVATGPGSDAIPAVVDNAALHRVVVDALGLAGASPVSRPGQTLAPVGR; encoded by the coding sequence ATGCGCACTCCTGCTTCTTCCGGACACTCGCGCGACGGGCTTGATGTCTCCACGGGCGTGACTCGGCGGACGCTGCTGGGCGCGTTGGCCGTCTCCGCCGCCGGGCTCGCCGTGCCCGCGCGGGCGGCGGTCCGCACCTCGCGGTCCCCTTCGTTCCCGCGGCGCGCGACGAACGTCATCTTCATGGTCTCCGACGGCATGAGCGCCGGCACGCTCACGCTCGCCGACTGGCACGCCAAGCTCACGCGCGGGCGAACGTCGCACTGGGTGTCGCTGCTCGGGGCGCCCGGCTGGCGGCGTTCGTTCCAGATGACCCACGCCGCCGACAGCCTGGTGACCGACTCGGCCGCCGCCGCCTCGGCATGGGGCATCGGCACGAAGGTCAACAACGGGTCGGTGAACATCACGCCCGACGGCGTGCAGCCCACGCCGCTGCTCGTGCACGCGGCCCAGAACGCCAAGCGCACCGGGATCGTCACGACCACCCGCGTCACGCACGCCACGCCCGCGGGCTTCATCGCGAACGTCCCCTCGCGCGACATGGAGGGCGAGATCGCCCGTCAGATCATGGAGCGCTCCGTCGACGTCGTGATGGGGGGCGGCGGGAACTACTTCCCCGACGCCACGCTCGCCATCGGCCCGACGCCGCTGCTCGTCCGCACGCGCGACGAGCTCGCCCGCCTCGACCCGGCGGCGGCGTCCACCCGCGTCCTGGGGCTCTTTGCCAAGGGGCATGTCCCGTTCGTCTGCGACCGCGAGCCCACGGTGCCCGGCCTCGCCGACATGACGTCGAAGGCGCTCGCCATCCTCTCGCGCGATCCCAACGGCTTCGTGCTGCAGGTCGAGGGCGGGCGCGTCGACCACGCCGCACATTCCTCCGACGCCCGCGCGCTCCTGCACGAGCAGGTCGAGTTCGACGACGCCATCGGCGCCGTGCTCGAGTTCGTCCGCGATCGCGACGACACCCTCGTCATCATCACCACCGACCACGGCAACGCCAACCCGGGTCTCACGACCTACGGCCCGCACGTCGAGAAGGGCTTCCGCTCGCTCTTCAAGGTGCGCGAGCCCGGCGGACGCTCGTTCGACTGGATCGAGTCGCAGGTCGACGCGATCAAGGACAAGGGCGAGCGTGTCGCGAAACTGCCGGAGATCGTCGAGCAGGCGACGGGCGTCGCGCTCGACGCCGACGAGGCCCGCCTGCTCGGCGCCGTGGCGCGGGGCGAGCGCGTGAACCCGTTCCGCGAGGGCAACTCGTGGACGTTCGTGCTGGGCGCCATCCTGGCCGACCACTGCGCCGTGTCGTTCATGAGCCCGCACCACACCGGCGACCTCGTGGAACTTGTCGCCACCGGCCCCGGCAGCGACGCCATCCCCGCGGTTGTTGACAACGCCGCGCTGCACCGGGTTGTCGTCGACGCGCTCGGACTCGCCGGCGCTTCGCCGGTCTCAAGGCCGGGTCAGACGCTCGCGCCCGTCGGCCGCTAG